One genomic window of Sphingobacterium oryzagri includes the following:
- a CDS encoding Sec-independent protein translocase subunit TatA/TatB — translation MTLAFMNIGTQEMILILVMILLLFGGKKLPEMARGLGKGIREFKDASEGIKKEVNDQINKATAQHEPKTEAAESDRGEK, via the coding sequence ATGACATTAGCATTTATGAATATCGGTACACAGGAAATGATCCTTATCTTGGTGATGATTCTCTTGTTATTTGGTGGAAAAAAGCTGCCGGAGATGGCGCGTGGGTTGGGAAAAGGCATTCGCGAATTTAAGGATGCCTCAGAAGGAATTAAGAAAGAAGTAAACGATCAAATTAATAAGGCTACTGCACAACATGAGCCGAAAACCGAGGCTGCCGAAAGCGATCGGGGAGAAAAGTAA
- a CDS encoding FecR family protein, with the protein MHSPEEIANLFKRYLDGTLTSQEEVHLEQWRRENESNQALYDRITQREDVFEDALVWIALQQDEATQQQQDLHNRTFAKLQQQAHRHGRLRRLFVRGLAAALVLLSGIFGYYQLQKKEPTPVESLLADVSPGNNKAELQLSNGKKIMLRSDKDGIVLSEDIRYADGTALWDMEQADMSQTMATISVPKGGKYKVVLSDGTRVWLNADSKLHYPLAFANDRRRVQLDGEAYFEVTQKLHNNRSIPFEVDSRDQKIRVTGTAFNIAAYPDEAQAITTLVEGSVNIVTPTQIIRLQPGEQTINQAGQLVKKAVDVLPFIAWKDDKFILQDTELRDLMRQVARWYDLEVSYATSGAPTYFYGEISRNKNLTELLHILEKSGIKFQLRKRGESVQLKVIQ; encoded by the coding sequence ATGCATAGCCCTGAGGAAATAGCTAACCTATTCAAGCGCTACCTGGATGGAACCCTCACTTCGCAAGAAGAGGTTCATCTGGAGCAATGGCGACGTGAAAATGAGAGCAACCAAGCACTCTACGACCGCATTACGCAACGAGAAGACGTATTTGAAGATGCCTTGGTCTGGATCGCACTTCAACAAGACGAAGCAACGCAACAACAACAAGATCTTCACAACCGCACCTTTGCCAAACTTCAGCAACAGGCGCATCGCCATGGCCGCCTACGACGACTCTTTGTCCGCGGCTTAGCGGCAGCACTGGTGCTGCTAAGCGGTATTTTTGGCTACTATCAGCTTCAAAAAAAAGAACCAACACCTGTAGAATCTCTATTGGCCGATGTTTCACCCGGAAACAACAAAGCCGAATTGCAACTTTCTAATGGCAAAAAAATAATGCTCCGATCAGATAAAGACGGTATCGTACTTTCGGAAGATATTCGTTATGCCGATGGTACGGCGCTTTGGGATATGGAGCAAGCAGATATGAGCCAAACCATGGCGACGATCTCTGTACCCAAAGGCGGTAAATATAAGGTCGTACTTTCCGATGGAACCCGCGTTTGGCTCAATGCCGACTCTAAGCTTCATTATCCGCTCGCATTTGCTAACGATAGGCGGCGTGTACAACTTGACGGTGAAGCTTATTTTGAGGTTACCCAAAAGCTTCATAACAACCGGTCCATTCCATTTGAGGTAGACAGTCGCGACCAGAAAATCAGGGTTACCGGCACCGCTTTCAATATCGCCGCGTATCCCGACGAAGCACAGGCGATTACTACGCTTGTCGAAGGGTCGGTTAACATTGTCACACCGACACAAATAATCCGGCTTCAGCCCGGTGAACAAACCATTAATCAAGCCGGCCAGCTAGTGAAAAAGGCGGTTGATGTCCTTCCATTTATCGCTTGGAAAGACGACAAGTTTATACTGCAAGACACCGAGCTGCGTGACCTGATGCGGCAGGTAGCCCGCTGGTATGATTTAGAGGTAAGCTATGCAACATCCGGTGCTCCGACGTATTTCTATGGTGAGATCAGCCGCAATAAAAATCTTACAGAGCTTCTCCATATTTTAGAAAAAAGCGGAATCAAGTTTCAGCTTCGCAAACGTGGCGAAAGCGTACAACTAAAAGTTATCCAATAA
- a CDS encoding TonB-dependent receptor, whose product MKLTILLILLSVFKLAASGFAQPISLKTVNTPLVEIMQAVQKQSGMPYLLNGRDIAQLKLSADIKQQPLESALRLLFAGQPIAWEISEGTIILRHNSAAAAKTTALKSVVRQRALRGIVTDEQGSPIQGASVKLAGTTVGTTTDGEGQFSINVPSSSGNLQVSYVGFLTTEIPIKNQENLRIVLKASLGDLDEVVVVGYGTQKKKLTTGASIQIKGDELQKLSTPSILEAMQSQSPGVQITQNSGMPGESFKVTIRGLGTINNSSPLYVIDGVPGGDINMLNPSDIESIDVLKDAASAAIYGSRAANGVVLVTTKQGKEGKMSLHLDSYLGFQNAYKLPSLLNAKEYMAIQDERRFNEGAAPFNWAELLPVQYEQIMNGSWNGTNWLKEIHNDNALLRNTAVNLMGGSEQSRFSLGYSITDRDGIMGVPVEPNFKRHTGRINSEHILLKNEEFTIVKIGENVNYGFTQRSGIGIGNIYWNDVHNMLVGNPLLPVRNANGGYYDQASKVADGWVFDGATANPIAEMDYRRGQNLSKNHNLSVNAYLEIQPIKDLVFRSNFGYRLEASTYRQYTPTFDLSTTVTNAIDDISQNQGQGYKLLLENTLSYKLQPFKTHQMDMVVGQSIEKNGLGEGLSVVTANSAFPGQWDKAWVGNGQGYDGFIPTVGGSHWPEFRIASYFGRLNYDINETYMASLILRADGSSNFARGKRWGYFPSASVGWIMSNEAFLKGNTTVNFLKLRASWGQNGNADITPFQYLATVAINNQNGYYFNNSKSTLIRGAYPEILPNPDVTWETSEQLNIGLDSRFVNNRLAVVFDWYRKSTIDWLVQAPILAIYGTSAPFINGGDVRNQGIELGLNWNDTKGDFRYGIGINGAYNQNKVLRIANSEGIIHGNPDVLSQGTKEMYRAQEGYPIGYFYGFKTDGIFQTQDQIEALRASGHGVLAGAQPGDVIFVDSNGDGAITDDDRGMIGNPHPDFSGGLNLSFGYKGVDLGITAIGSFGHQIAKSYRSFADSPLQNYTTEIFERWHGEGTSNRLPRLTSGSHTNNQYISDIYIEDGDFVKIQNITLGYDLKQIWKKSPFSQTRIYATVQNLFTFTNYSGMDPEIGYGYDQSWVTGIDLGFYPQPRTVMFGLNLKF is encoded by the coding sequence ATGAAATTAACCATTCTCTTGATCTTGCTGAGCGTATTCAAGCTCGCAGCAAGTGGATTTGCACAACCCATATCACTAAAGACTGTCAACACCCCTTTGGTAGAAATTATGCAGGCGGTGCAAAAACAAAGCGGCATGCCCTACCTTCTCAACGGTCGGGATATTGCCCAACTAAAGTTAAGTGCAGACATCAAACAGCAACCTTTAGAAAGTGCGCTTAGGTTACTTTTTGCCGGACAGCCCATCGCCTGGGAAATCTCCGAGGGCACCATCATTCTGCGGCATAACAGCGCAGCGGCAGCAAAAACAACGGCCTTAAAAAGCGTGGTGCGACAGCGAGCACTACGTGGCATTGTTACCGATGAGCAAGGATCGCCGATCCAAGGTGCTTCGGTGAAGCTGGCAGGTACAACCGTAGGAACCACAACCGATGGGGAAGGACAGTTTTCTATAAACGTCCCGTCTTCATCCGGCAACCTACAAGTGAGCTACGTCGGCTTCTTAACCACAGAAATTCCAATAAAAAATCAGGAAAATCTGCGCATTGTCTTAAAGGCAAGCCTTGGCGATCTTGATGAAGTGGTGGTGGTGGGCTACGGCACGCAAAAAAAGAAGCTGACCACCGGTGCCAGCATACAAATTAAGGGAGATGAGCTTCAAAAACTCAGTACCCCGAGTATTTTAGAAGCTATGCAGAGCCAATCGCCCGGTGTGCAGATTACCCAAAATTCGGGTATGCCTGGCGAAAGCTTTAAAGTCACCATCCGCGGACTGGGTACGATTAACAACTCCTCGCCGCTATACGTCATCGATGGCGTACCGGGTGGCGACATCAATATGCTTAACCCGTCTGATATCGAAAGTATTGATGTGCTGAAAGATGCCGCATCTGCCGCTATTTACGGCTCACGCGCCGCCAACGGCGTGGTCTTAGTAACGACGAAACAGGGCAAGGAAGGCAAAATGAGCCTCCACCTGGATAGTTATCTCGGCTTTCAGAATGCTTATAAATTACCGTCATTATTGAATGCAAAAGAGTATATGGCTATTCAAGACGAGCGACGGTTTAATGAAGGTGCTGCGCCATTCAACTGGGCCGAACTTCTTCCTGTGCAATATGAGCAAATTATGAACGGTTCATGGAATGGCACCAATTGGCTGAAAGAAATCCACAACGATAATGCGTTGCTACGTAATACTGCCGTCAATCTGATGGGTGGATCGGAGCAATCGCGTTTCTCACTAGGCTATTCGATCACCGATCGCGATGGTATTATGGGCGTGCCGGTAGAGCCAAATTTCAAACGCCATACGGGCCGTATCAACTCCGAACATATTTTATTGAAAAATGAGGAGTTTACCATCGTAAAAATTGGCGAAAATGTAAACTATGGTTTTACACAACGTTCCGGTATTGGTATTGGCAATATCTACTGGAACGACGTGCATAACATGTTGGTCGGCAACCCGCTGTTGCCTGTTCGCAATGCCAATGGCGGTTATTACGATCAAGCCAGTAAAGTTGCCGACGGCTGGGTTTTTGATGGCGCAACGGCCAACCCTATCGCCGAGATGGACTATCGACGTGGACAAAACCTAAGCAAAAACCACAATCTCTCCGTTAACGCTTACCTGGAAATTCAGCCGATCAAAGATCTTGTATTTCGCTCTAATTTCGGTTATCGCTTGGAAGCATCGACCTATCGGCAGTATACGCCAACCTTTGATCTTTCTACCACAGTGACCAATGCCATTGATGATATCTCCCAAAATCAAGGACAGGGCTACAAGCTTTTATTAGAAAATACATTGAGCTATAAACTGCAACCATTCAAAACCCATCAAATGGATATGGTTGTTGGTCAATCGATCGAAAAAAACGGATTGGGAGAAGGTTTGAGTGTTGTCACGGCCAATTCGGCCTTTCCCGGTCAGTGGGATAAAGCCTGGGTAGGCAATGGACAGGGTTATGATGGCTTTATACCTACGGTTGGCGGCTCGCACTGGCCAGAATTTCGCATCGCTTCTTACTTCGGCCGCCTCAACTATGATATTAATGAAACCTATATGGCTTCTTTGATCTTACGTGCCGACGGCTCGTCAAACTTTGCACGCGGTAAGCGTTGGGGTTATTTCCCTTCAGCGTCGGTAGGCTGGATTATGAGTAATGAAGCATTTTTAAAAGGCAATACTACCGTCAATTTCCTGAAACTTCGCGCAAGCTGGGGACAAAACGGAAATGCAGACATCACCCCGTTTCAGTACCTGGCCACCGTAGCCATTAACAATCAAAATGGCTATTACTTCAACAACAGCAAAAGCACGTTGATCCGCGGCGCTTATCCGGAAATTCTGCCCAATCCCGATGTGACCTGGGAAACCTCAGAGCAGCTTAACATAGGTTTAGACTCGCGTTTTGTCAATAACAGACTGGCGGTCGTTTTCGATTGGTATCGTAAATCAACCATTGACTGGCTGGTGCAAGCGCCCATCCTGGCGATTTACGGCACCTCTGCTCCTTTTATAAATGGTGGCGATGTGCGCAACCAAGGTATCGAGCTGGGCTTAAATTGGAACGATACTAAAGGAGACTTTCGCTACGGCATCGGTATTAACGGTGCTTACAACCAAAATAAGGTTTTGCGCATAGCTAACAGCGAAGGCATTATTCATGGCAATCCTGACGTACTAAGCCAAGGCACCAAAGAAATGTACAGAGCACAGGAAGGTTATCCTATTGGTTACTTTTATGGTTTTAAAACCGATGGAATTTTCCAAACACAAGACCAGATTGAAGCCTTACGCGCATCGGGCCATGGCGTGCTTGCCGGCGCCCAGCCAGGCGATGTAATTTTTGTAGACAGCAACGGCGATGGCGCGATCACAGATGACGATCGCGGCATGATCGGTAATCCGCACCCCGACTTTAGTGGCGGACTGAACCTGAGTTTTGGCTATAAGGGCGTTGATCTGGGTATCACGGCCATTGGGTCGTTTGGCCATCAAATCGCCAAGTCATACCGCTCATTTGCCGATAGTCCGCTGCAAAATTATACCACCGAAATCTTTGAACGCTGGCATGGTGAAGGCACGTCAAACAGGTTGCCACGCTTGACCAGTGGAAGCCATACCAACAACCAGTATATCTCTGACATTTACATCGAAGATGGTGATTTTGTTAAGATACAAAACATCACGCTGGGTTATGACCTCAAGCAAATTTGGAAAAAATCACCTTTTAGCCAAACGCGGATCTATGCTACCGTGCAAAACCTGTTTACGTTTACAAATTACAGCGGTATGGACCCCGAAATTGGCTACGGTTACGACCAATCCTGGGTCACGGGTATAGATCTTGGTTTCTATCCACAACCCCGCACCGTTATGTTTGGTCTAAACCTCAAATTTTAA
- a CDS encoding RagB/SusD family nutrient uptake outer membrane protein, with amino-acid sequence MKKTFLYLLIAGTLTSCEKFLDTESYDKKNTGNFPVTVADANSMLTGVYNSLSAAISNPQHSHFYMAELASDDRFGGGGENDRDMQGLDHLMNTQPDRFLSFWTARYQGIFRANTALETLDQVSGWTNEDQKNQVLGEVYFLRALYYFELSQLFGEVPLVTSTEVSNIPKSPADATYALIADDLQKAIELMPANPYTSVSAGHATKWAAQALLARVFLFYTGYYNKTELPRSSGGSVNKAQVLQGLEACIANSGHNLIPDFRNLWPYANQYTKQDYPYAQQNNLNYAGDGHMETVFAVKFGTLVDWGDQYILGYSNQYNLHFSLRSNNGQAATFPFGQGWGAGPVNTSLWNEWRQAEPNDIRRTGSIINVATDLDGYIFGADNQMEETGYWQKKYIAITAYDNGNLIPSYAILADAAPADYQLAHMQDLVLIRFADVLLMHAELSETATNLNRVRARANLPAVTYSLAALKRERRWELAFEGLRYFDLMRWHDAVTELAKQEGIAIRNKGIETQMRAFGGGYAARYQATGGFWAIPTSQIALSDGVLTQNAGWGESTHEFPGW; translated from the coding sequence ATGAAAAAGACATTTTTATATCTACTTATCGCCGGGACGTTAACCTCCTGCGAAAAGTTTTTGGATACCGAAAGCTACGACAAAAAAAATACAGGCAACTTCCCCGTGACGGTAGCCGATGCAAACAGCATGCTTACTGGTGTTTATAACAGTTTGAGTGCGGCCATCTCCAATCCGCAGCACTCGCATTTTTATATGGCAGAGCTGGCTTCCGATGATCGCTTTGGCGGCGGCGGCGAAAACGACCGCGACATGCAAGGCCTGGATCACCTGATGAATACGCAGCCCGACCGCTTCTTGAGCTTCTGGACAGCGCGCTATCAGGGCATTTTCCGCGCTAATACGGCTTTGGAAACCTTAGATCAGGTAAGCGGCTGGACCAATGAAGATCAAAAAAATCAAGTACTTGGCGAGGTTTATTTTCTTCGGGCGTTATACTATTTCGAGCTTTCTCAGCTATTTGGCGAAGTTCCGCTCGTCACTTCTACTGAGGTGTCTAACATTCCAAAAAGCCCGGCAGATGCCACGTATGCACTTATCGCCGATGATCTGCAAAAAGCCATCGAACTGATGCCTGCAAACCCGTATACAAGTGTTAGTGCTGGCCACGCCACCAAATGGGCGGCGCAGGCCTTATTAGCACGTGTATTTCTGTTCTACACGGGTTACTATAACAAAACGGAATTGCCCCGTAGTTCGGGAGGCAGTGTCAATAAAGCACAGGTTTTACAAGGGCTAGAGGCCTGTATTGCAAACAGTGGGCATAACCTAATTCCTGATTTTCGAAACTTGTGGCCGTACGCAAACCAATATACAAAACAAGACTACCCATATGCCCAGCAAAACAACTTGAATTATGCAGGTGACGGCCATATGGAGACCGTATTCGCGGTCAAATTTGGCACTTTAGTAGATTGGGGCGATCAATACATCTTGGGATACTCCAATCAATATAACTTGCACTTTAGCTTACGCTCTAACAATGGGCAGGCCGCAACATTTCCTTTCGGACAAGGATGGGGCGCCGGACCGGTAAATACCAGCTTATGGAACGAGTGGCGACAGGCAGAGCCGAACGACATTCGTCGAACGGGTTCCATCATCAATGTAGCGACCGATCTGGATGGATATATCTTTGGCGCAGACAACCAGATGGAAGAAACTGGTTATTGGCAAAAGAAATACATAGCTATCACGGCCTATGATAATGGCAACTTAATTCCTTCCTATGCCATCCTGGCCGATGCCGCGCCTGCAGATTACCAATTGGCACATATGCAAGACCTGGTCTTGATACGCTTTGCTGATGTGTTGTTGATGCACGCCGAGCTGAGTGAAACCGCCACCAACCTAAACCGCGTGCGGGCACGCGCCAATCTGCCCGCGGTAACTTACTCGCTGGCAGCGCTAAAAAGAGAACGGCGTTGGGAACTTGCTTTCGAAGGTCTGCGCTATTTTGACCTGATGCGCTGGCACGATGCCGTTACCGAACTGGCCAAGCAGGAAGGCATCGCTATCCGTAATAAGGGCATCGAAACGCAAATGCGTGCATTTGGCGGCGGCTATGCTGCACGTTACCAAGCTACAGGTGGCTTCTGGGCTATTCCAACCTCACAGATAGCACTTTCCGATGGTGTGCTGACGCAAAATGCCGGATGGGGAGAATCTACGCATGAATTTCCAGGATGGTAA
- a CDS encoding RNA polymerase sigma factor, producing the protein MDKFEKHITDLKSGKEIALAFFMDKYGDALNFFAYKIISDKQACAEIVSDAFVKLWQKRMDFTAIQPLQSFLYRVTQNACLDFLRTNKNKYKEDQSALLELEASDQDIMKKIIYNELVQLLVEEIKKLPKQQAAVIHLAIMEGKNTEEICQELNTSSSAVYFARSKAIATLRKIFEQKKLSLHLSLFLAMCTS; encoded by the coding sequence ATGGATAAATTTGAGAAACACATTACTGATTTAAAATCAGGTAAAGAAATAGCCTTAGCTTTTTTTATGGATAAATATGGGGACGCCTTAAACTTCTTCGCTTACAAGATCATTAGCGACAAACAAGCCTGTGCAGAAATTGTTTCCGATGCTTTTGTTAAGTTATGGCAGAAACGAATGGATTTTACAGCGATTCAGCCTCTTCAGTCTTTTCTATATCGCGTAACACAAAACGCCTGCCTGGATTTCCTTCGTACGAACAAAAACAAGTATAAGGAAGACCAATCGGCTTTACTCGAGCTGGAAGCGAGTGATCAAGATATCATGAAAAAGATCATCTATAACGAACTGGTACAGCTGCTTGTCGAAGAGATTAAAAAATTGCCTAAGCAACAAGCTGCTGTTATTCATTTGGCCATTATGGAGGGCAAAAACACCGAAGAAATATGCCAAGAGCTCAACACCAGCAGCAGCGCGGTATACTTTGCGCGATCCAAAGCTATCGCGACGCTTCGAAAAATTTTCGAGCAAAAAAAATTATCCTTGCACCTCTCCCTCTTCTTGGCAATGTGCACGAGCTAA
- a CDS encoding beta-N-acetylhexosaminidase family protein codes for MKYNFKRLLIVIAMTPLLSGSIAFAQSSPGIADANDASLLKTSTLPAIFPTPVSIELKKGNIALGKSVVLLSSAKVGAETKNLIEQILKNRGVKTIKTAKKLPKHIDDTYIVMGTQDEPAVLSALAQFATKIDSNANAYTIASKAVGEGALITLAGKDAEGLYYAAQTFGQIARRAVFPALVIHDYPALPIRGTIEGFYGKPWTMQERENHIKFLASVKANTFIYSPKDDPYARDRWREPYPAETLKSLKKLAAVAKSNHINFVYAISPGPTVCFADADDLRTLLNKFQALRAAGIHSFYVALDDIEYTKWNCALDSVTFGPSGAEAAARAQAHLLNAVQADMKKVDPTAPPLIMVPTEYYDAKETPYKAALRKHLDPQIVVQWTGTDVVPPAISINDARAATKAFGRKTFLWDNYPVNDYHESAGRLLLAPYTRREAGLSQELSGIVSNPMNQEVASRIAVTGLLAFAWNDRGYDAEPTWQFAARELAHDNKEVTKALLTFFDTQRLAPTFGTHPWQAQSPKLKTLLDEVTDVIANANVESRTMAIDQLAKYAVDFEQASAIIRNGVVDAAFTAEARPWLDAMQLWGKALQATAAGLRAANQADAAAKQHFDQAAKLAAEATAIQSIPGATRFEGPVKIADGVLDRFIIQAPKMIVF; via the coding sequence ATGAAATATAACTTCAAAAGGCTACTGATCGTTATCGCGATGACGCCTCTTTTAAGTGGAAGCATAGCTTTCGCTCAATCTTCACCGGGAATTGCTGATGCAAATGACGCTTCCTTGTTAAAAACCTCTACCTTACCGGCTATTTTTCCGACACCTGTATCCATCGAACTTAAGAAAGGGAACATCGCATTGGGCAAATCGGTAGTTTTGCTTTCGTCTGCCAAAGTGGGTGCAGAGACTAAGAATTTGATCGAGCAAATACTGAAAAACAGGGGGGTAAAAACAATAAAGACGGCCAAAAAGCTGCCAAAACATATTGATGATACGTATATTGTGATGGGCACACAAGACGAGCCGGCGGTGCTTAGCGCGCTGGCACAATTCGCGACGAAAATAGACAGCAATGCAAACGCTTACACGATTGCCAGCAAGGCTGTCGGTGAAGGTGCGTTGATCACCTTGGCGGGTAAAGATGCCGAAGGTTTGTATTACGCTGCACAAACTTTTGGTCAAATCGCCAGGCGGGCGGTTTTTCCCGCACTTGTGATCCATGACTATCCTGCGTTGCCTATTCGTGGCACCATTGAAGGCTTTTATGGTAAGCCTTGGACGATGCAGGAACGTGAAAATCATATTAAGTTTTTAGCCAGCGTAAAAGCAAATACGTTTATTTACAGCCCAAAAGATGATCCTTATGCACGAGATCGCTGGCGTGAGCCTTATCCTGCAGAGACGTTGAAATCGTTGAAAAAGCTTGCTGCGGTAGCTAAAAGCAACCATATAAATTTCGTTTACGCCATCTCGCCAGGACCTACAGTTTGTTTTGCCGATGCGGATGATCTTCGCACGTTGTTAAACAAATTTCAAGCGCTGCGCGCTGCGGGTATCCATAGCTTTTATGTAGCGCTTGATGATATTGAATATACCAAATGGAACTGTGCGTTGGATTCCGTTACTTTCGGTCCTTCGGGGGCAGAAGCGGCAGCGCGTGCGCAAGCACACCTGCTGAATGCCGTGCAAGCCGATATGAAAAAAGTGGATCCAACGGCGCCACCTTTGATTATGGTGCCAACGGAGTATTACGATGCAAAAGAAACGCCGTATAAAGCTGCGCTACGCAAACATCTTGATCCGCAAATCGTCGTGCAATGGACCGGAACAGACGTGGTACCACCGGCTATTTCGATCAATGATGCGCGTGCTGCAACAAAAGCTTTTGGCCGTAAGACTTTTTTGTGGGACAATTATCCGGTCAATGATTACCACGAATCGGCCGGAAGATTGCTGCTTGCGCCGTATACAAGACGTGAAGCAGGCTTATCGCAAGAACTTTCCGGTATCGTGTCTAACCCGATGAACCAAGAGGTCGCGAGCCGTATTGCGGTTACCGGATTGTTAGCGTTCGCCTGGAATGATCGAGGTTATGATGCCGAGCCAACCTGGCAATTTGCTGCGCGCGAACTTGCTCACGACAATAAGGAAGTCACGAAAGCATTATTGACATTTTTCGATACGCAGCGCCTGGCGCCAACGTTTGGTACACATCCTTGGCAAGCACAATCGCCGAAATTAAAGACGCTGCTTGATGAGGTAACAGATGTAATTGCTAACGCAAATGTCGAAAGCCGTACAATGGCGATCGATCAGCTGGCGAAATACGCTGTTGATTTTGAGCAGGCATCTGCGATCATCCGTAATGGTGTGGTTGATGCCGCATTTACAGCCGAAGCACGTCCTTGGCTGGATGCTATGCAGCTTTGGGGAAAAGCTTTGCAAGCTACCGCTGCTGGTTTGCGGGCAGCTAATCAAGCAGATGCTGCTGCAAAACAACACTTCGATCAGGCTGCTAAATTAGCCGCTGAAGCCACGGCGATTCAATCTATTCCGGGCGCGACACGTTTTGAAGGCCCGGTGAAAATTGCTGACGGTGTGCTGGATCGTTTTATTATCCAGGCGCCAAAAATGATCGTTTTTTAA
- a CDS encoding AI-2E family transporter: MKQKSLLVNCTLVLYFLLAFFGIMHLAKSFLIPLAIGALFAMLLVPVCRKLEKMKLSRLVASILSVLLLLIMLIGVSTLFTNQLVSLSKDMDNIASQFANMSDSLQELVADVFQLSKEKQMEYVNNQVESLAGSVAAYVGTLLTYLGSFILNLIIVVTYTLLFLLSRARLKKFIIWTVNNYVGQENDDETNRVVGKVTSVANSYIAGVFLVVLILSVCNVFALWAIGVEHAILFAILAGILNIIPYLGSIVGSLIPVVYVLITKDSFNDALFVGLYFLFIQQVEGYFLTPRITGGKIKLSPMFTIMIVLFGGFVWGTAGMILFVPLLGIAKVVFDHVPSLQNYGYLIGKE; encoded by the coding sequence ATGAAGCAGAAATCTTTACTCGTTAATTGCACCTTGGTTCTTTACTTCCTCCTGGCTTTTTTCGGAATCATGCACTTAGCCAAATCGTTTTTAATTCCTCTAGCAATAGGTGCGCTTTTTGCCATGCTGCTGGTTCCGGTATGCCGGAAGTTAGAAAAGATGAAGCTCTCTCGACTTGTGGCTTCCATCTTGAGCGTGCTGCTGCTACTTATTATGCTGATTGGTGTTTCCACGCTGTTTACCAATCAATTGGTGTCGCTTAGTAAAGATATGGACAATATTGCTTCGCAATTTGCCAATATGTCTGATTCTTTGCAGGAATTAGTTGCAGACGTGTTTCAACTGTCGAAGGAAAAACAAATGGAATATGTTAACAATCAAGTAGAATCGCTGGCAGGTAGCGTGGCCGCTTACGTAGGTACGCTGCTTACTTACCTTGGTTCTTTTATCCTCAATTTGATCATTGTAGTGACTTACACCTTGTTGTTTTTATTGTCACGGGCAAGATTAAAAAAATTTATTATCTGGACGGTCAACAACTATGTTGGTCAGGAAAACGATGACGAAACGAACCGCGTGGTAGGTAAAGTGACTTCGGTTGCCAATTCCTACATTGCTGGTGTATTTCTCGTGGTACTTATACTTTCCGTGTGTAATGTTTTTGCACTTTGGGCTATCGGCGTAGAGCATGCTATACTTTTTGCGATACTAGCTGGTATCCTCAACATCATTCCTTATTTGGGATCTATCGTTGGTAGTTTGATCCCTGTGGTGTATGTATTAATTACGAAAGATTCCTTTAACGACGCTTTGTTTGTTGGATTGTACTTCCTATTTATCCAACAGGTTGAGGGCTATTTCCTAACACCACGGATCACGGGTGGAAAGATTAAATTAAGTCCGATGTTTACGATTATGATTGTACTTTTTGGCGGTTTTGTTTGGGGAACAGCAGGCATGATACTTTTTGTGCCGCTACTCGGTATCGCCAAGGTTGTGTTTGATCATGTGCCGAGTCTGCAAAATTACGGATACTTGATCGGTAAAGAGTGA